The following are encoded together in the Variovorax sp. PBS-H4 genome:
- a CDS encoding ribulose-bisphosphate carboxylase large subunit family protein: MATDRIRASYLIETPEPPEKVAEVMAGEQSCGTFTRVEGETDALRARARATVESIVELEPAASPSLPNALLERKGARGPWRRARVDISFPVANIGANLPTLVATVAGNLYDLGEVSGLRLETVHLPAAYRARFELPRVGIAGTRRACGVESGALVGTIIKPNVGFSAAETAELVGRLCDAGVDFIKDDEVCANPDHAPLAARVPAVMAAVRAHQERTGKHVMVAFNITDETDAMKRHADLVAREGGSCVMASLNWCGHAGMQTLRRHTPLALHGHRNGFGALSRHPLLGISFQAYQTLWRLAGVDHMHVHGLQGKFSQPDDEVIASARDCYTPLTEGIDDRVMPAFSSGQWAGTVPATWAAIRSDDLLFMSGGGILAHPQGPAAGVASIRQAWAAARAGTPLADAAREAPELALAMEFFGKR, from the coding sequence ATGGCCACGGATCGCATTCGCGCCAGTTACCTGATCGAGACGCCGGAGCCGCCCGAGAAGGTCGCCGAGGTGATGGCCGGCGAGCAGTCCTGCGGCACCTTCACGCGCGTCGAGGGCGAGACCGATGCACTGCGGGCGCGGGCCCGTGCGACGGTCGAGTCGATCGTCGAACTCGAGCCAGCCGCCTCGCCCAGCCTGCCCAACGCCCTGCTCGAGCGCAAGGGCGCGCGCGGCCCGTGGCGGCGTGCGCGCGTGGACATCTCTTTTCCGGTCGCCAACATCGGCGCCAACCTGCCGACGCTGGTCGCAACGGTGGCAGGAAATCTCTATGACCTGGGCGAAGTCAGCGGCCTTCGCCTCGAGACCGTGCACCTGCCCGCCGCATACCGCGCGCGCTTCGAGTTGCCGCGCGTCGGGATCGCCGGCACGCGCCGTGCCTGCGGCGTGGAAAGCGGCGCGCTGGTCGGCACCATCATCAAGCCGAACGTCGGTTTTTCCGCGGCCGAGACGGCCGAGCTGGTCGGCCGCCTGTGCGACGCCGGTGTCGACTTCATCAAGGACGACGAGGTCTGCGCCAATCCGGACCACGCGCCGCTGGCCGCGCGCGTTCCGGCGGTGATGGCGGCGGTGCGTGCGCACCAGGAGCGCACCGGCAAGCATGTGATGGTGGCCTTCAACATCACCGACGAAACCGATGCCATGAAGCGCCACGCCGACCTGGTGGCGCGCGAAGGCGGCTCCTGCGTGATGGCCAGCCTCAACTGGTGCGGCCACGCGGGCATGCAGACCCTGCGCCGCCACACGCCGCTGGCCTTGCATGGCCACCGGAACGGCTTCGGCGCCCTGTCGCGTCACCCGCTGCTGGGCATTTCATTCCAGGCCTACCAGACGCTGTGGCGCCTTGCCGGCGTCGACCACATGCACGTGCATGGACTGCAGGGCAAGTTCTCGCAGCCCGACGACGAGGTGATCGCATCCGCGCGGGACTGCTACACGCCGCTGACCGAAGGCATCGACGACCGGGTGATGCCGGCCTTTTCGTCGGGACAATGGGCCGGTACCGTGCCCGCGACGTGGGCTGCGATCCGCAGCGACGACCTGCTCTTCATGTCCGGCGGAGGCATCCTCGCGCACCCGCAGGGCCCCGCCGCGGGCGTCGCCAGCATCCGGCAGGCGTGGGCTGCCGCGCGCGCCGGCACGCCGCTGGCCGATGCCGCCCGCGAGGCGCCGGAACTCGCCCTGGCGATGGAATTCTTCGGCAAGCGATGA
- a CDS encoding ABC transporter ATP-binding protein: protein MTLNVQGLAKRYGDSVVFEQVSLEVAPGEFVAIVGESGVGKSTLLNCMAGLDSWDAGTIVHDAVDIGALDSEARALWRRRHVGFVFQAFHVLPHLDVAQNVALPLMLLKQADPARVAHMLDAVGLAGFGERLPGQLSGGQLQRVAIARALVHRPALLLADEPTGNLDPGTAAKVMEVLFAQTREHGASLVLVTHSESAAARADRVLHLSAGGIESTGG from the coding sequence ATGACGCTCAACGTACAGGGCCTGGCCAAGCGCTACGGCGACAGTGTCGTCTTCGAACAGGTCTCGCTCGAGGTCGCGCCCGGCGAGTTCGTCGCCATCGTGGGCGAGTCGGGCGTGGGCAAGTCCACGCTGCTCAACTGCATGGCCGGGCTCGACAGCTGGGATGCCGGGACCATCGTGCACGATGCTGTCGACATCGGCGCGCTCGACAGCGAAGCGCGCGCGCTCTGGCGCCGCCGGCACGTGGGCTTCGTGTTCCAGGCCTTCCATGTGCTGCCGCACCTGGACGTGGCCCAGAACGTTGCCTTGCCGCTGATGCTGCTGAAGCAGGCCGACCCGGCGCGCGTCGCCCACATGCTCGATGCCGTGGGACTCGCGGGCTTCGGCGAACGCCTGCCCGGCCAGCTGAGCGGCGGCCAGTTGCAGCGGGTCGCCATCGCACGCGCGCTGGTGCATCGGCCGGCGCTGCTGCTGGCCGACGAGCCGACCGGCAACCTGGACCCAGGCACCGCGGCGAAAGTGATGGAGGTGCTGTTCGCGCAGACGCGCGAGCACGGCGCCTCGCTGGTGCTGGTCACGCATTCGGAGTCGGCCGCGGCGCGGGCCGATCGGGTGCTGCACCTGAGCGCAGGCGGGATCGAAAGCACTGGCGGGTAG
- a CDS encoding four-carbon acid sugar kinase family protein produces the protein MSAPPAIVYYADDFTGATDTLATGARAGLRTLLFLQIPTPAQLAGAGPLDCLGIAGAARSMAPNEMRAELAPVAALFRRLGARVLHYKTCSTFDSAPDVGNIAVALDTLRPAVDTRWAAIIGGQPDLERYCLFGNLFAAAGSGGAVHRIDRHPTMSRHPVTPMHEADLRLHLAAQGLADTRLLPYPVHAKGAPALRSAFDALVADTPGAVLFDVAENAQLQAIGELLGLQAEAAPLLTVGPSSVVQAFAARFASAAPALEAVAPARGAVLALAGSLSPVTARQVAAAGSFEKVWLDPQRMAEDARARTEAIDTIAALLSRGRHVLACTVQPGAAPSSGADIPARALARAGGHVLAGVLAAVPLSRIGVAGGDTSSHALQALDAWGLSFRAPLAPGVALCRLHSETPGLDGLEVALKGGQMGGEDFFERLAHGNS, from the coding sequence ATGAGCGCACCGCCGGCCATCGTCTACTACGCCGACGACTTCACCGGCGCGACCGACACCTTGGCAACCGGCGCGCGCGCGGGGCTGCGCACGCTGCTGTTCCTGCAGATTCCGACGCCGGCTCAGCTCGCGGGCGCCGGACCGCTCGATTGCCTCGGCATCGCCGGCGCTGCGCGTTCGATGGCGCCCAACGAGATGCGCGCCGAGCTGGCGCCCGTGGCTGCCTTGTTTCGCAGGCTCGGCGCGCGCGTGCTGCACTACAAGACCTGCTCGACCTTCGACAGCGCGCCCGATGTCGGGAACATCGCGGTGGCCCTCGACACCCTGCGGCCCGCGGTGGACACCCGTTGGGCCGCGATCATCGGCGGCCAGCCCGACCTGGAACGCTATTGCCTCTTCGGCAACCTGTTCGCGGCGGCAGGCAGCGGCGGTGCGGTGCACCGCATCGATCGCCATCCGACCATGAGCCGTCACCCCGTGACGCCGATGCACGAAGCCGACCTGCGACTGCATCTGGCGGCGCAGGGCCTGGCCGACACGCGTTTGCTGCCGTACCCGGTGCACGCAAAGGGCGCTCCAGCACTGCGCAGCGCCTTCGATGCGCTGGTCGCCGACACGCCCGGCGCGGTGCTGTTCGATGTCGCGGAGAACGCGCAGCTTCAGGCCATTGGCGAACTGCTGGGCCTCCAGGCCGAGGCGGCTCCGCTGCTGACGGTAGGCCCGAGCAGCGTGGTACAGGCCTTCGCAGCGCGATTCGCGAGCGCAGCACCGGCGCTCGAGGCAGTGGCGCCCGCACGCGGGGCGGTACTGGCGCTGGCCGGCAGCCTGTCTCCGGTCACGGCGCGGCAGGTTGCCGCAGCGGGGTCCTTCGAAAAGGTGTGGCTCGACCCGCAGCGCATGGCGGAAGACGCGCGTGCGCGCACCGAGGCGATCGACACCATCGCGGCCCTGCTGTCGCGTGGCCGCCATGTGCTGGCGTGCACCGTGCAGCCGGGCGCCGCCCCGAGTTCCGGCGCCGACATTCCTGCGCGCGCCCTGGCCCGTGCGGGCGGCCATGTACTGGCCGGCGTGCTGGCGGCGGTACCGCTCTCACGCATCGGCGTTGCGGGAGGCGACACCTCGAGCCACGCGTTGCAGGCGCTCGATGCCTGGGGCCTGTCCTTCCGGGCGCCGCTGGCGCCGGGCGTCGCCTTGTGCCGCTTGCACAGCGAGACGCCCGGACTCGACGGCCTGGAGGTTGCGCTGAAAGGCGGCCAGATGGGTGGCGAGGATTTCTTCGAGCGACTGGCGCACGGCAACAGCTGA
- a CDS encoding TRAP transporter large permease — protein MSIASVTELGRAPANSFAGTAERVDRYLGTLIEAVAASLVLVEIVVLFAGVVARYAFHAPLVWSDELASILFLWLSMLGAVVALRRGEHMRMTAVVGKLSPSTRRLFEALAIAASLAFLALVLWPAYEYAADEAFISTPALEISNAWRASAIPVGVALMIVLGALRLLRLSTAREIALTLATVALVVAALWLARPMFAALGKLNLVLFFLVIVAVNVFSGVPIAFSFALATFGYLALTTSTPMAVMVGRMDEGMSHLIMLAVPLFIFLGALIEMTGMAKAMIQFLASLLGHVRGGLSYVLVGAMYLVSGISGSKIADMAAIAPVLFPEMKKRGSKPGDLVALLSATGAQTETIPPSIVLITIGSVTGVSIAALFTGGMLPALVLGLCLCSVVWWRYRKEDLSGVARYSAAQIGRFFIVALPAVVLPFVIRAAVVEGVATATEVSTIGIVYAALAGLLIYRQFDWRRLKPMLIETASLSGAIMFIVGCATAMAWGLTQSGFSTDLAHWMAAIPGGAYGFLAISIVAFAVLGCVLEGIPAIVLFGPLLFPIAQAAGVHPVHYAMVVIFAMGLGLFAPPIGVGYYGACAVAKVDPNEGMKYIGGYMVALVVGLALVAAVPWFSIGFLAR, from the coding sequence ATGTCGATCGCTTCCGTCACCGAGCTCGGCCGCGCGCCGGCCAACTCATTCGCCGGCACCGCCGAGCGCGTCGACCGGTACCTGGGCACGCTCATCGAAGCCGTGGCAGCCTCGCTGGTGCTGGTCGAGATCGTCGTGCTGTTCGCCGGCGTGGTCGCGCGCTACGCATTCCACGCGCCGCTCGTGTGGTCGGACGAACTGGCTTCGATCCTGTTCCTGTGGCTTTCGATGCTCGGCGCCGTGGTCGCGCTGCGGCGCGGCGAGCACATGCGCATGACGGCGGTGGTCGGCAAGCTGAGCCCCTCCACGCGTCGCCTGTTCGAAGCCCTGGCCATCGCGGCGTCGCTGGCCTTCCTGGCGCTGGTGCTGTGGCCGGCCTATGAATACGCGGCGGACGAAGCCTTCATCAGCACGCCCGCGCTGGAGATCAGCAACGCCTGGCGCGCCTCGGCCATCCCGGTGGGCGTCGCGCTGATGATCGTCCTCGGCGCACTGCGGCTGCTGCGGCTGTCGACCGCGCGGGAGATCGCCCTCACTCTTGCGACCGTCGCACTGGTGGTCGCTGCCCTCTGGCTCGCGCGGCCGATGTTCGCGGCGCTGGGCAAGCTGAACCTGGTCCTCTTCTTCCTGGTGATCGTGGCGGTGAACGTGTTCTCCGGCGTGCCGATCGCGTTCTCCTTCGCGCTCGCCACCTTCGGCTATCTGGCGCTCACCACCTCGACACCGATGGCCGTGATGGTGGGCCGCATGGACGAGGGCATGTCGCACCTCATCATGCTGGCCGTGCCCCTCTTCATTTTCCTGGGCGCGCTGATCGAGATGACCGGCATGGCCAAGGCGATGATCCAGTTCCTCGCCAGCCTGCTGGGCCATGTGCGTGGAGGCCTCTCGTACGTGCTGGTCGGCGCGATGTACCTGGTGTCCGGCATTTCAGGATCGAAGATCGCCGACATGGCGGCCATCGCGCCGGTGCTTTTCCCGGAGATGAAGAAGCGCGGTTCCAAACCGGGTGACCTGGTGGCGCTGCTGTCGGCCACAGGAGCGCAGACCGAAACCATTCCGCCCTCGATCGTGCTGATCACCATCGGCTCGGTCACGGGCGTGTCCATCGCCGCGCTTTTCACCGGGGGCATGCTGCCGGCACTCGTGCTCGGCCTGTGCCTGTGCAGCGTGGTCTGGTGGCGCTACCGCAAGGAGGACCTGAGCGGCGTCGCGCGCTACTCGGCGGCCCAGATCGGGCGCTTCTTCATCGTCGCACTGCCGGCGGTGGTGCTGCCCTTCGTGATCCGCGCGGCGGTGGTCGAAGGCGTGGCCACCGCGACCGAAGTCTCGACCATCGGCATCGTGTACGCGGCATTGGCGGGGCTGCTCATCTACCGCCAGTTCGACTGGCGCCGGCTCAAGCCGATGTTGATCGAGACCGCGTCGCTCTCGGGCGCCATCATGTTCATCGTCGGATGCGCCACTGCCATGGCCTGGGGGCTCACGCAGTCCGGCTTTTCCACGGACCTGGCGCACTGGATGGCGGCCATCCCCGGGGGCGCCTACGGCTTCCTCGCGATTTCGATCGTCGCCTTCGCCGTGCTGGGCTGCGTGCTCGAAGGGATTCCGGCGATCGTGCTGTTCGGGCCGCTGCTGTTCCCGATCGCGCAAGCCGCCGGCGTGCACCCGGTGCACTACGCCATGGTCGTGATCTTCGCGATGGGCCTGGGCTTGTTCGCACCGCCCATCGGCGTCGGCTACTACGGCGCCTGCGCCGTTGCCAAGGTCGATCCCAACGAGGGCATGAAGTACATCGGCGGCTACATGGTCGCCCTGGTGGTCGGGCTCGCGCTGGTGGCCGCCGTGCCCTGGTTCTCCATCGGCTTCCTTGCCAGGTAG
- a CDS encoding TRAP transporter substrate-binding protein, translating into MKSFTRRGALRTLSALPAASIVAAVPRIARAAEFSYKYGNNLPVTHPLNVRAQEAVERIAKETKGRVEIKIFPNNQLGGDTDMLAQVRSGGIEFFTPSALVIATLVPVAAINAIGFAFSDYNQVWGAMDGKLGAHVRAAIGKARLYAFDKMWDNGFRQTTSSKAPVTSAKDLDGLKIRVPVSPLSISMFKSLGAAPASLQFSEVYSSLQTKIVDAQENPLPIIQVAKLYEVQKYASLTNHIWDGYWFIANGRAWDALPADLKTIVAASINDAGLKQREDIKKLNESVVADLESKGLAINRPSADSFRAKLRDAGFYSEWKGRFGDEAWGLLEQSVGKLA; encoded by the coding sequence ATGAAATCGTTCACCCGCCGCGGTGCCCTGCGCACGCTTTCCGCGCTTCCCGCCGCCAGCATCGTGGCGGCAGTTCCGCGCATCGCCCGCGCTGCCGAGTTCTCGTACAAGTACGGCAACAACCTGCCGGTGACGCACCCGTTGAATGTGCGCGCGCAGGAGGCGGTCGAGCGCATCGCCAAGGAAACCAAGGGGCGCGTCGAGATCAAGATCTTCCCGAACAACCAGCTCGGCGGCGACACCGACATGCTGGCTCAGGTGCGCTCGGGCGGCATCGAGTTCTTCACGCCGTCGGCGCTGGTCATTGCCACTTTGGTGCCGGTCGCCGCCATCAACGCCATCGGCTTCGCCTTCTCCGACTACAACCAGGTGTGGGGCGCGATGGACGGCAAGCTGGGCGCCCATGTGCGCGCGGCCATTGGCAAGGCGCGCCTCTATGCCTTCGACAAGATGTGGGACAACGGATTTCGCCAGACCACCAGCTCCAAGGCGCCGGTCACTTCGGCGAAGGACCTCGACGGCCTGAAGATCCGCGTGCCGGTGAGCCCGCTGTCGATCTCGATGTTCAAGAGCCTGGGAGCGGCGCCGGCGAGCCTCCAGTTCAGCGAGGTGTATTCGTCGCTGCAGACGAAGATCGTCGACGCGCAGGAAAACCCCCTGCCGATCATCCAGGTGGCCAAGCTCTACGAGGTGCAGAAGTACGCCTCGCTCACCAACCACATCTGGGACGGTTACTGGTTCATTGCCAACGGCCGCGCATGGGACGCGCTGCCGGCCGATTTGAAGACCATCGTGGCCGCATCCATCAACGACGCCGGCCTGAAGCAGCGCGAAGATATCAAGAAGCTCAACGAGTCGGTCGTGGCCGACCTGGAGTCGAAGGGCCTGGCGATCAACCGGCCGTCGGCCGACAGCTTCCGGGCCAAGCTGCGGGATGCGGGCTTCTACAGCGAATGGAAGGGCCGCTTCGGCGACGAGGCCTGGGGCCTGCTCGAGCAGAGCGTCGGCAAGCTTGCCTGA
- a CDS encoding CocE/NonD family hydrolase produces the protein MSLFSRRALMLLLLALPAWARALDFGFRPPGDPDDPAAADVMRDLAQRIVPVYQEAETDAFLANMTALQIVSGAYRAAADSNRTLRGRQQGKPFDGLAERAVLDGIYARALALEANERLGFAKAFARAFQELVTPLDDARASAVIARLEMPAAAYREPVQQAFDQWRAKGSIPQADAVALVRAWLAYQSRRSFAALLPELVAAEQSRRYAAESEIVRIPVRSGVVIHANVVRPGGAKTPLPTLLRFTLDPAEDDAQRSALKGYVGVTAYVRGRTPDGKGAVWPFVRDGEDAAAVIGWIARQPWSDGRVGMLGDGYSGYAAWAAARRRPAALKAIATMAPMAPGIDFPMAGQIYRNAMVRWAQEHASGLPLRPGTSAEQDTRWQALDARWYSIGGPYWDIDRVLLGKRSKLIRTWLTHPSHDRYWRKFLPSAKQFAQIDIPVLGIAGYYGAEAGALYFHQEHRRNRPQADTTLLIGPYDADSIRLGTAAQLRGYTLDPTARVDLPELRYQWFDHVFKGAKKPSLLQDRVNYQVMGADEWRHAPALDAPDRNRLRLYLDTRERDGPRRLSQSPSEGDGSAQLSVDLADRSDARIPWPDALRARQLPGRNSLRFASDPLPKDIEIDGSLRGEFDITPSRQDVDFSVSLYEETANGDYQLLFEPYDFRASYAGHRVYRHLLRAGERQSLAFTAERLTARKLAAGSRIVLLVGLVKRPDRQINYGSGKDVNSETLADAKRPVRVRWHAGSHVEIQTRGP, from the coding sequence ATGAGCCTGTTTTCTCGTCGCGCGCTCATGCTGCTGTTGCTTGCGCTGCCGGCCTGGGCACGGGCGCTGGATTTCGGCTTCAGGCCACCCGGCGACCCTGACGATCCCGCTGCGGCGGACGTGATGCGAGACCTGGCGCAGCGCATCGTGCCGGTCTACCAGGAGGCCGAAACCGACGCGTTCCTTGCCAACATGACGGCGCTGCAGATCGTCAGCGGCGCCTACCGTGCAGCCGCCGACAGCAACAGGACCCTGCGCGGCCGCCAGCAAGGCAAGCCCTTCGACGGCCTGGCCGAGCGCGCGGTCCTCGACGGTATCTATGCGCGTGCGCTCGCGCTCGAAGCGAACGAGCGACTCGGCTTTGCCAAGGCCTTTGCGCGCGCGTTCCAGGAACTGGTGACGCCGCTCGACGATGCTCGGGCCTCGGCGGTCATCGCGCGGCTCGAGATGCCGGCCGCGGCCTACCGGGAGCCGGTGCAGCAAGCCTTCGATCAGTGGCGAGCGAAGGGCAGCATCCCGCAGGCCGACGCGGTGGCGCTGGTGCGCGCCTGGCTTGCCTACCAGTCCCGCCGCAGCTTCGCCGCGCTGCTGCCGGAACTGGTCGCGGCGGAACAGAGCCGCCGCTACGCCGCGGAAAGCGAGATCGTCCGGATCCCCGTGCGCTCGGGTGTCGTCATCCACGCGAACGTGGTCCGGCCCGGCGGCGCCAAGACTCCCTTGCCGACCTTGCTGCGCTTCACGCTCGATCCCGCCGAGGACGACGCGCAGCGCAGCGCCCTCAAAGGCTACGTCGGCGTCACGGCGTACGTGCGGGGCCGCACCCCCGACGGAAAGGGCGCCGTGTGGCCCTTCGTTCGAGACGGCGAAGACGCCGCAGCCGTCATCGGCTGGATCGCCCGGCAGCCGTGGAGCGACGGCCGCGTCGGCATGCTCGGCGACGGCTACTCCGGCTACGCCGCCTGGGCCGCCGCGCGCAGGAGACCGGCGGCGCTCAAGGCCATCGCCACGATGGCACCGATGGCGCCGGGCATCGACTTCCCGATGGCTGGACAGATCTACCGCAACGCCATGGTCCGCTGGGCGCAGGAGCACGCGAGCGGCCTGCCCCTGCGCCCCGGCACAAGCGCCGAGCAGGACACGCGTTGGCAGGCGCTCGACGCGCGCTGGTACAGCATCGGCGGCCCCTACTGGGACATCGACCGGGTCCTGCTGGGCAAGCGCAGCAAGCTGATCCGGACCTGGTTGACGCACCCCAGCCACGATCGCTACTGGCGCAAGTTCCTGCCGTCTGCCAAGCAGTTTGCGCAGATCGACATCCCGGTGCTCGGCATCGCCGGCTACTACGGTGCCGAGGCCGGCGCGCTGTACTTCCACCAGGAGCATCGCCGCAACCGGCCGCAGGCCGACACGACGCTGCTGATCGGCCCCTACGACGCCGACTCGATCCGGCTCGGCACGGCAGCGCAGCTGCGCGGCTACACGCTCGACCCGACGGCGCGCGTCGATCTGCCCGAGCTGCGCTACCAGTGGTTCGACCACGTGTTCAAGGGCGCGAAGAAGCCTTCGCTGCTGCAGGATCGCGTCAATTACCAGGTGATGGGCGCCGACGAGTGGCGCCATGCGCCGGCGCTGGACGCGCCGGATCGCAACCGGCTGCGCCTGTACCTCGACACCCGCGAGCGAGACGGCCCTCGTCGCCTCTCGCAGTCGCCTTCCGAAGGGGACGGCAGCGCGCAACTCTCGGTCGACCTTGCCGACCGCAGCGACGCGCGCATTCCGTGGCCGGACGCGCTGCGCGCCAGGCAACTGCCCGGGCGCAACAGCCTCCGCTTCGCCAGCGATCCGCTGCCGAAGGACATCGAGATCGACGGCAGCCTGCGCGGGGAGTTCGACATCACGCCCTCGCGGCAGGACGTGGACTTCAGCGTCTCGCTGTACGAAGAGACGGCGAACGGCGACTACCAGCTGCTGTTCGAGCCCTACGACTTCCGTGCCAGCTACGCGGGGCATCGCGTGTATCGCCACCTTCTGCGGGCCGGCGAGCGCCAGTCGCTTGCGTTCACCGCCGAGCGCCTGACCGCTCGCAAGCTCGCGGCGGGCAGCCGGATCGTGCTGCTGGTCGGCCTCGTCAAGCGCCCCGACCGGCAGATCAACTACGGCAGCGGCAAGGACGTGAACTCCGAGACCCTCGCCGACGCGAAACGGCCGGTGCGCGTGCGCTGGCACGCGGGCAGCCACGTCGAGATCCAGACCCGCGGGCCCTGA
- the miaA gene encoding tRNA (adenosine(37)-N6)-dimethylallyltransferase MiaA, with product MVIEAGYVALAGPTASGKTAAALAIARTRPVEIVSVDSALVYRGMDIGTAKPSAAERAEVPHHLIDIRDPREPYSAAAFVSDATRLVAEIRARGRLPLLVGGTMLYFKALAAGIDAMPAADPEVRRQLESDAVARGWPAMHARLAQVDAPTAARLAPNDSQRIQRALEVWLASGRPISSFHASEGASGLPPIALFSLEPTERAWLHQRIAERFDAMLAAGLLDEVQALRGRGDLVSDLPSMRCVGYRQAWEALDGRWPMAELRERGIVATRQLAKRQVTWLRSMPARRVVPAEAPDAIARIVDAVGSIA from the coding sequence ATGGTCATTGAAGCCGGCTACGTCGCCCTCGCCGGCCCCACGGCCTCGGGCAAGACCGCGGCCGCGCTGGCCATCGCGCGCACGCGGCCGGTGGAAATCGTCAGCGTCGATTCGGCCCTGGTCTACCGCGGCATGGACATCGGCACCGCCAAGCCCAGCGCCGCCGAGCGCGCCGAGGTACCACACCACCTGATCGACATCCGCGACCCGCGCGAGCCCTACAGTGCGGCGGCCTTCGTATCGGATGCCACGCGGCTCGTCGCCGAGATCCGCGCGCGCGGCCGCCTGCCGCTGCTGGTCGGCGGCACCATGCTGTACTTCAAGGCGCTGGCGGCGGGCATCGATGCAATGCCCGCCGCCGACCCGGAAGTGCGCCGGCAGCTCGAGTCCGATGCCGTGGCGCGGGGTTGGCCCGCGATGCATGCGCGGCTGGCGCAGGTCGATGCGCCCACCGCCGCGCGGCTTGCGCCCAACGACAGCCAGCGCATCCAGCGTGCACTGGAGGTCTGGCTGGCCAGCGGGCGCCCCATCTCCAGCTTCCACGCGTCCGAAGGCGCGAGCGGCCTGCCGCCGATCGCGCTCTTCTCGCTCGAACCGACGGAGCGCGCCTGGCTGCACCAGCGCATCGCCGAGCGCTTCGACGCAATGCTCGCAGCCGGCTTGCTCGATGAAGTGCAGGCGCTGCGCGGGCGCGGTGACCTCGTGTCCGACCTGCCTTCGATGCGCTGCGTCGGCTACCGCCAGGCCTGGGAGGCGCTGGACGGCCGATGGCCGATGGCCGAACTGCGCGAGCGCGGCATCGTGGCCACGCGCCAGCTCGCCAAGCGGCAGGTCACCTGGCTGCGCAGCATGCCCGCGCGCCGCGTGGTGCCGGCCGAAGCCCCCGATGCGATCGCGCGCATCGTGGACGCCGTGGGCAGCATTGCATGA
- a CDS encoding VOC family protein, whose amino-acid sequence MSHHFGEIRQLGYVVHDIEAAMDYWSKTLGVGPWYYNPKVPIVNYRYDGQSYEPHNSVALANSGFVQVELIQTRNDVPSMYRDFLRAGRTGLQHVAYWTQSYDADVERLLGQGFKPKMSGEVGERGRFIYFDTEYHPGTVIELSEVAGPKGKMFDLIRESSKTWDGTTQPVRPFPDLSRL is encoded by the coding sequence ATGAGCCACCATTTCGGAGAGATCCGCCAGCTGGGCTATGTCGTGCACGACATCGAAGCCGCGATGGATTACTGGAGCAAGACGCTGGGCGTCGGCCCCTGGTACTACAACCCCAAGGTGCCGATCGTGAACTATCGCTACGACGGCCAGAGCTACGAACCGCACAACTCGGTGGCGCTCGCCAACTCGGGCTTCGTGCAGGTCGAGTTGATCCAGACGCGCAACGACGTGCCTTCGATGTACCGCGACTTCCTGCGTGCCGGCCGCACCGGGCTGCAGCACGTCGCCTATTGGACGCAGAGCTACGACGCCGACGTCGAGCGGCTGCTCGGCCAGGGCTTCAAGCCCAAGATGAGCGGCGAGGTCGGCGAGCGTGGACGCTTCATCTATTTCGACACCGAGTACCACCCCGGCACGGTGATCGAACTGTCGGAAGTCGCCGGCCCCAAGGGCAAGATGTTCGACCTGATCCGCGAAAGCTCGAAGACATGGGACGGCACCACCCAGCCGGTGCGCCCCTTCCCCGATCTTTCCAGACTGTGA